Proteins encoded together in one Impatiens glandulifera chromosome 1, dImpGla2.1, whole genome shotgun sequence window:
- the LOC124921022 gene encoding secreted RxLR effector protein 161-like → MKDLGAAKKILGMEIYRDRSHKKLFLSQKGYIQKVLSRFGMATAKPIDTPSASNSHLSVVFAPKSSQEKEYMSHVPYASVVGSLMYAMFCTRPDLAHAVSVVSRFMGDPGKEHWQAVKRIFRYLRGTSDIGLSYYGDSQCLVSGYSDSDYAGDVDSRRSMTGYVFTLGGSVVSWKATLQPIVTLSTTEAEYMALTEASKEGIWLKGLVSDLGLHHDQASVYCDSLSAI, encoded by the coding sequence ATGAAGGATTTAGGTGCTGCTAAGAAAATTCTGGGAATGGAGATCTACAGAGATAGAAGTCATAAGAAGCTATTCTTGTCACAAAAGGGATATATTCAGAAAGTTCTATCGAGGTTTGGAATGGCTACTGCTAAGCCCATTGATACTCCTAGTGCTTCAAATTCACATTTGTCTGTAGTATTTGCACCCAAATCATCTCAGGAGAAGGAATACATGTCACATGTTCCTTATGCTAGTGTAGTGGGAAGCTTAATGTATGCTATGTTCTGCACCAGACCGGATCTTGCACATGCTGTTAGTGTTGTCAGTAGGTTCATGGGAGaccctggtaaggaacactggCAAGCAGTGAAGAGGATTTTCCGCTATCTCAGGGGTACATCTGATATTGGTCTTAGTTATTATGGTGATAGTCAGTGTCTAGTATCTGGTTACTCAGATTCTGACTATGCTGGAGATGTAGACAGTAGAAGATCGATGACCGGTTATGTATTCACCCTTGGTGGTTCTGTTGTGAGTTGGAAGGCTACTCTGCAGCCGATAGTaactttgtctactacagaggcaGAATATATGGCTTTGACAGAAGCTTCTAAGGAGGGAATCTGGTTGAAAGGATTGGTTAGTGACTTGGGTCTACACCACGATCAGGCTTCAGTGTACTGCGACAGTTTGAGTGCAATATGA
- the LOC124921033 gene encoding cathepsin B-like protease 2: MIVCVDFFYRTSLIRPDSLNAVFVVVQEPIIELINGNPKAGWKADMNPKFYNFTVSQFKRLLGVKPTPAHAFRGIPIVVHPRTSDLPAEFDARTAWPQCHTIGRILDQGHCGSCWAFGAVESLSDRFCIQYNMNISLSVNDILACCGFLCGSGCDGGYPIYAWRYFKHHGVVTEECDPYFDSTGCSHPGCEPAYDTPKCSRKCVNTNMLWKKSKHFSVSAYRVGSDPHSIMAEVYKNGPVEVAFTVYEDFAHYKSGVYKHITGDVMGGHAVKLIGWGTSADGEDYWLLANQWNTGSGDVSSVCWIMDTKLEGQYPQKGAFMAANLALQCLKSEPKVRPKMSLVLATLEEIQSLKNTSKTRTANDSKSNLPPKTHHCSPMNTTHSAASPSPAHRQQPRVR; this comes from the exons atgattgtttgtgttgatttcttTTACAGAACATCATTGATTCGccctgattcgttgaatgcag TCTTTGTGGTTGTTCAGGAGCCGATCATAGAACTGATTAATGGAAATCCTAAGGCTGGCTGGAAAGCGGACATGAAtcctaaattttataatttcaca GTTAGCCAATTTAAGCGTCTTCTTGGTGTGAAACCTACACCTGCACATGCTTTTAGGGGAATTCCAATTGTTGTTCATCCAAGAACTTCAGATTTGCCAGCTGAATTTGATGCTAGAACAGCTTGGCCTCAATGTCACACAATTGGAAGAATTCTTG ATCAG GGTCATTGTGGTTCTTGTTGGGCTTTTGGTGCTGTTGAATCCCTATCTGATCGTTTTTGTATCCAATACAACATG AATATATCACTCTCTGTGAATGATATTCTTGCTTGCTGTGGATTTTTGTGCGGTAGCGGTTGTGATGGCGGTTATCCTATTTATGCTTGGAGATACTTTAAGCATcatggtgttgtcacagaagag TGTGACCCTTATTTCGATAGTACTGGTTGCTCCCACCCGGGATGTGAACCTGCATATGACACTCCCAAGTGTTCGAGAAAGTGTGTAAACACAAACATGCTCTGGAAGAAATCAAAGCACTTCAGTGTCAGCGCATACAGAGTCGGTTCAGACCCACACAGTATTATGGCAGAAGTTTACAAGAACGGACCAGTAGAAGTTGCCTTCACTGTTTATGAG GATTTTGCGCACTACAAATCAGGAGTTTACAAACACATAACGGGTGATGTTATGGGTGGTCATGCTGTGAAGCTGATTGGATGGGGAACTTCTGCTGATGGGGAAGACTATTGG CTTCTAGCAAATCAATGGAACACAGGCTCGGGAGATGTGAGTTCTGTTTGTTG GATTATGGACACAAAATTAGAAGGACAATATCCTCAAAAGGGAGCTTTTATGGCTGCTAACCTTGCTCTGCAGTGTCTAAAATCAGAGCCTAAAGTACGCCCAAAAATGTCACTGGTTTTAGCCACCTTAGAAGAGATCCAGTCCTTGAAAAACACATCCAAAACTCGAACTGCTAATGACTCGAAAAGTAACTTACCACCAAAAACGCATCATTGCTCGCCCATGAATACGACACATTCTGCTGCCTCTCCATCACCAGCCCACCGGCAGCAGCCTCGAGTACGATGa
- the LOC124921042 gene encoding embryo-specific protein ATS3A-like: MFFIIVLLFAIVAGGESETLHHHLHHLPPPSPKVITTNCTYLVTIETTCTKGAETTDRVALRFGDVKSNDVLVQRLNSVHLRRLEPLDPEVLDDVPMKPFQACVVDQFQVTGRCVESPVCYLYLKLVGDDDWRPGFAQVQPLDGTHLRSEYFYFRRYLPRNVWHGIDLCRKEVTPFGIKSKRKQILME; this comes from the coding sequence ATGTTCTTTATAATTGTTCTTCTCTTTGCCATTGTGGCTGGAGGTGAAAGTGAAACCCTTCATCACCATCTTCATCATCTTCCACCACCAAGTCCAAAGGTAATAACAACAAACTGCACTTACTTGGTGACAATAGAAACAACATGTACAAAGGGTGCCGAGACAACCGATCGGGTCGCTCTCCGCTTTGGCGACGTGAAATCAAACGATGTCTTGGTTCAGCGGCTTAACTCTGTCCATCTAAGGCGGTTGGAACCGTTAGACCCTGAGGTCCTGGATGATGTTCCTATGAAGCCCTTTCAGGCATGCGTCGTGGACCAATTTCAGGTCACGGGGAGATGCGTTGAGTCCCCAGTTTGCTACCTCTATCTAAAGCTGGTCGGAGACGATGATTGGCGGCCAGGATTCGCCCAAGTTCAGCCTTTGGATGGGACCCATTTGAGATCGGAGTATTTCTACTTCCGGCGATACCTTCCCCGGAACGTATGGCATGGCATTGACCTCTGTCGGAAGGAAGTTACACCATTTGGGATCAAATCTAAGAGGAAGCAAATATTAatggaataa
- the LOC124920757 gene encoding BTB/POZ domain-containing protein At5g60050 gives MAAQNNHTLAQPYTKSKEVSAMIKQGFISDTFLSPSRSPVSLSNRLSLSPSHTLSPPPLPPPPPPALSSDAAPSNLSRQSPTLFEMMSEEHNLDSKQSIDARHKIHERVSRVLAGAPFRNPGNWGGFGDVKLTITGRDGYRVSMDVHRRVLADQSRFFADKLHRDVTDSVGGAASSTGMLYLSVEICDCDDVEVYVETVVLMYCDDLKKKLLGEDVSKVLGLLKVSASLMFDAGIESCLEYLEAIPWTEEEEEKVISQLNELNLHDYDSVSDVLQRVSAQPSTSSRADDIFSKLLSGVLQAKDEKARREIKSLISRLLKEEDTTKGGEISRDTLYHLSHTCLNSLILRLSEATLVDENSKDRGVLMGEISREADNMRWIVDILIHKKIGDEFVKVWADQKELAVLHSKIPTMYRHEISRITAELCIAIGRGQVLIPKEVRFSLLCTWLEALYEDFGWMRRACRSFDKKLVEDGLSQTILTLPLLQQQGILLSWFDRFVNKGDDCPNIQKAFEVWWRRSFVRQHVAEPQMQIIVHDYPN, from the exons ATGGCGGCCCAGAACAATCACACGCTCGCCCAACCATACACCAAATCCAAGGAAGTGTCTGCAATGATCAAGCAAGGCTTCATCTCCGATACCTTTCTTTCTCCTTCTCGCTCGCCGGTCTCCCTCTCCAACAGATTGTCTTTATCACCTTCCCACACTCTTTCCCCACCACCTCTGccgcctcctcctcctccagcATTGTCCTCTGATGCTGCACCGTCCAATTTATCTCGCCAGAGTCCGACCCTCTTCGAGATGATGTCGGAAGAACATAATCTTGATTCCAAGCAGTCGATTGATGCCCGACACAAGATCCACGAAAGGGTTTCTAGGGTTCTTGCCGGGGCTCCATTTCGAAATCCAGGAAATTGGGGTGGATTTGGAGATGTCAAGCTTACTATTACGGGTCGAGATGGGTATAGAGTCTCGATGGACGTTCACCGTAGGGTTTTGGCCGATCAGAGTAGGTTCTTCGCTGATAAGCTGCATCGGGATGTTACTGACTCGGTTGGTGGGGCGGCATCTTCAACGGGGATGCTGTATCTTTCGGTGGAGATATGCGATTGTGATGATGTAGAAGTTTATGTGGAAACTGTTGTCTTGATGTATTGTGATGATTTAAAGAAGAAATTATTGGGAGAGGATGTCTCTAAAGTGTTGGGTTTGTTGAAG GTATCTGCTTCTCTCATGTTTGATGCTGGGATAGAATCATGCTTAGAATATTTAGAAGCAATTCCTTGGAcggaagaagaggaggagaaaGTCATCTCTCAACTCAATGAACTTAATCTTCACGATTACGATTCAGTATCAGATGTTCTTCAGAGAGTATCAGCTCAACCATCAACTTCTTCAAGAGCAGATGACATTTTCTCGAAACTTCTGTCAGGTGTTCTTCAGGCGAAGGATGAAAAAGCTAGAAGAGAAATCAAGTCTCTAATTTCCCGTCTTCTTAAAGAAGAAGATACCACAAAAGGAGGAGAGATTTCCAGAGATACCCTTTATCATCTTTCTCATACATGTCTTAATTCTCTCATACTCCGATTATCCGAAGCTACCCTTGTAGACGAAAACAGTAAGGACAGAGGGGTGTTAATGGGAGAAATATCTCGAGAAGCTGATAACATGAGATGGATTGTGGATATACTAATTCACAAGAAGATAGGGGATGAATTTGTGAAGGTGTGGGCAGATCAGAAAGAGCTGGCTGTTCTTCATTCGAAGATCCCCACTATGTACAGACACGAAATAAGTAGGATAACTGCAGAGCTTTGTATTGCAATTGGGAGAGGACAGGTTCTGATTCCAAAAGAGGTGCGGTTTTCTTTGCTGTGTACATGGCTGGAAGCGTTGTACGAGGATTTCGGATGGATGAGAAGGGCGTGTAGATCTTTTGACAAGAAGCTTGTGGAGGATGGATTGAGTCAAACCATTCTAACTTTGCCATTGTTACAGCAACAAGGGATCTTGCTGAGCTGGTTTGATCGGTTTGTTAACAAAGGAGATGACTGTCCTAATATACAGAAGGCGTTTGAAGTTTGGTGGAGGAGATCTTTCGTTAGACAGCATGTGGCTGAGCCGCAGATGCAGATAATTGTGCACGATTATCCCAATTGA
- the LOC124920755 gene encoding uncharacterized protein LOC124920755: MLASVAATLNPGSLPATAIAHGNRTHLDHIQSIPSRGLCFPLVAPDNRTLNLATTVKCGGKVETRSVRTAVAAVDSLDLAEKEQASNKYYFVVANAKFMLDEEEHFKELMFERLRLFEERNKEQDFWLVIEPKFLDKFPNITKRLKRPAVALVSTNGPWITFMKLRLDRVLCESYEADNVEEALASNPTVINFPEPEKWTAPYKKYESGWWESFLPPKTA; encoded by the exons ATGCTAGCATCAGTAGCAGCAACTCTAAATCCCGGCTCTTTGCCCGCCACCGCCATCGCGCATGGCAATAGAACCCACCTCGACCATATACAATCTATTCCATCGCGCGGACTCTGCTTCCCACTTGTAGCTCCGGATAATCGAACACTGAACCTCGCCACAACCGTCAAATGCGGCGGTAAGGTAGAAACGCGCTCTGTCAGAACAGCAGTTGCTGCTGTTGATTCCCTGGATCTTGCTGAAAAG GAACAAGCTAGCAATAAGTACTATTTTGTGGTGGCAAATGCGAAATTCATGCTGGACGAAGAAGAGCATTTCAAGGAGTTGATGTTTGAACGCCTCCGTCTCTTTGAAGAACGAAACAAAGAGCAGGACTTTTGGCTTGTGATTGAACCAAAATTCTTGGACAAATTTCCCAACATCACCAAGAGATTAAAGAGACCTGCTGTTGCTCTTGTCTCAACTAATGGTCCTTGGATCAC GTTCATGAAGTTGAGGTTGGACAGAGTTTTGTGCGAAAGCTATGAAGCTGACAATGTAGAAGAAGCGTTGGCATCTAACCCGACTGTTATAAACTTCCCAGAGCCAGAGAAATGGACTGCTCCTTATAAGAAGTATGAATCTGGATGGTGGGAGTCTTTCTTGCCTCCAAAGACAGCATAA